GCAAGGTGTTAAAATGTATCATCTCATTTCAGGCTCATAACCCTAATGAGATAGGTGTACCTGCCTGTTATTAAGATAAGAAAGGTGAAACTGAATTGAATCCTTTGCTCAGGTTCCCACAGTTATAGCTCATTCTCATAATGCACAATAGAAGGAAGGCTTTAGGGTCTGTGCTTAGAGGGGCCAAGTTACTATATATAGCAATCTTCCTCAAGGGTTTGATATGAGACAGTTCATGCTCTGGCCAAATTCCCTAAGAAAGAGATTTTTCATCTTCCTGTCACCATCTCTTTTGTGCTTTTGTTGATATAAAGGGTCCTTAGAGAATGGGGTTTTGGCAAAGAACTGTTTCATCCTcctaaaaatagataaatttcttcagtgagaaacatagAACATTATTTGGCAAAAGATTTAATTTAAAGTTTTCTTCTAAAATCTCATGAGTAAAGAAAACACTCCAGTGACTGTAATGCCAGAAATTTAATGCTTGTGTTTTGTGTCTGTTGAAAATGGAACAATACAACTTTCTGTCCTTTCTAGAGAGGCTGGCTGCCTGGCCAGGCTCTCTCCATTCTGGCAGCCTTCCTGCTCTGGGGCAGCACAAGCCAGAGGCCTAATTGACATGGAAGGTTTTCTTTCCATGGCTTATCACTGGCATCAACTGATTTGcaatttctctctcccaaaacACCCTTCATTAATTCTCTAGAACATGAAATGTTAATGTGGATATTAAGTTTATGTGGATAGTGTATGCCACTTtaatatatataggttttttgaggtagagtcttgttctctagagcaggctgacctggaattcactctgtagtctcagggtagccttgaactcacagtgatccacctacctcttcctcctgagtactagaattaaaggcttgtgccagcatgcctggccaaaatattttttatttatttttattttttaaaatttttattagcattttccatgattataaaaaaaaatcccatgttaattccctccctccccccacactttcccctttgaaattccattctccatcatattacctccccatcacaatcatggtacttacatatatacaatatcaacatattaagtaccctcctcccttcctttctcttcaaaatattttttataaacaaaacCATGTTTGTCAAAGTATTTGATAAAGGTAAAGAAGAGACTTGATTTTAGGTGTCATATTATACAGATGAGAGCAGGCATGTTCAGGGGGATATGGCTGTAGATACAGTGCCACATACAGTGAGATCAGGCTGGTAATGCCCATTAACTGTGATAATTTCAGCTTTCCCAATATTATAAATAGTAGTATAATCTAAAATTACTCTTCTtcccaaataaaaattaaccCATTCTTTTATTAGTTCAGGAGATAGTTTGGGGGTGACCTAATATTCGTTCAAGAGATAGTTGTTGAGCATCTCTTGTATAACTGGGGCTGTTCTAGGGACCAAAGATACAAAGAACAAAACAGTTCAAGTTGTGGCTGTCATCGAGCTCATGTTCTAGTGAAGGAGGCAGGCAGAAAGCAGGTAGACAAGGTGCTTCATAGAATTTGAGTGGCTATCACCTGGAAAATGTGGGTAAAGGGAAAAATTCTGCAGATAGTTAATAAGGTTCCCTCACATGGAGGTAGGACTCTGTACACAATTAAAATGCTGCAAGAAATGAGTGTCTCAAACTTGGCACTGTGAAAGGGGtagaaacaaccccccccccccattgagcCTATGAGCCCCAAGTTGGTCATCAGTTTGCTGCCTGACTTCCCTGTGCTAGTATGGTCTACATGGAATCTTTACACAGAGCTCTTAGATTTCAGGTTGGTAGCATTCCTGACATACACAAGCCTGTGGGAAACCTTAGTATCAGCCAGGCCACTGCAGCTTTGATATCATATCCCCTGTCATGttaaagctttttgttgttgttgttgttgttgttttgttttggttagagtgagaggtaggtagggtctcactctagccgagggtCTCACCCTGCAgacttacttggaattcactatgtagtctcaggctagcccccaaactcacaatgatcctcctacctcagccttccaagtgctgggattaaagctatacATCACTACACCCAACTAaaactttcaaaatatatatatatatatataatttatttgcaaggagagagagggagagaggagagaatgaatgagaatggatacaccagggcctttgccattgtaaatgaactctagatgcatgtaccattctgtgcatctggcttaatgtgggtgctggggaattgaacccaggccatcatgctttgcaagcaagcatcttcaccattgagccatctttccaacccaagttGTGTTAAAACTTAAGGCAGATATGCACCTTGCAGTCAAATGTGATATATATTATATCAAGCAGTAATAAGTGCCATGAAGAAAAATGtagcagagctgggcgtggtggtgcacgcctttaatcccagcactcgggaggcagaggtaggaggattgccatgagttcaaggccaccctgagatgacagagttaattccaggtcagcctggaccagagtgagacgctaccttgaaaaaccaaaaaaagaaaagaaaaatgtagcaGGCAACCATATCAAAATGGATGGGAGGCAGGGAGCGTTTCACAGAGGTACATCCAGGAAACTTCTCAGAAAGTCGTGGTTAAGCAGAGGGCAGGGGAAGCAAGCAATAAGTTATCCAGGGAACTGACTACAGCAAGTACAAAGACTCCCACGTGGAAAGTTTGTGAGGTGTTTGAGCTCGATTCAGGATACCATTGTTGATGAAGTGACCTGGGCAAAGCAGGgattccactgtaaatgaattccagatgcatgtgccaccttgtgcatatgactttatgtgggtactggggaatcgaactcgggcCATTGTGCTTTAcggacaagcacctttaactgctgagccatctcccaagccatcCACTGTACACTCTGGAGGATGCAAAAAGGGAAATGATATTTTACTACTTTTTGAAAGAATTTTGATGTCACAGACTCTCCTGAAGGGTTCTAAAGACTCCAGGGGTTCCCAGATGGGATGgcttctctctaaaaaaaaaaaatctatgtcacCTTTTATTGGCAACAAATTTTCAAAAAGCCTGGGAAATTGTACTACTACTCGGCCACTCAGCTCATTTTCTAGTCTCTTTGAAGCCAGGGGAGCTGGGAGGCAGCATATAAGTCATCCCTGTCTCTTCAAAACCAGCTGTTCACATAGCTGTGTTTTAAATCATTGAGATGGCTGAATAGTGCACTTAAAAGTGGTTATCTGTGGTAGTGAACTGGCATAGAGTGTGGAATGGAACTGCCAGAAGACTTCACATCTGAGTAATTATGGAGAGGGATGCCTTGCTAAGCAGCTAGTATTCCTTCTGTTTGATGACCAATCTGTGACTATGCAGGCTTCTTCCCTGTCATTTTATGTAATGGTTTTGTGTGTAGAACAAATTGGGAGTCcaaactttccttttttctttctttcttcttcttcttcttcttcttttttttttttttttctgtggtagggtttcactctagctcaggctgatatggaattcactatgtagtctcagggtggccttgaactcatggcactcctcctacctctgcctcccgagtgctagggttaaaggcgtgtaccaccatgcccggcaagtccAAACATTCTTTAATTCATTGAAATCCTGGGTAGAGCAAATGCTGAGGATTCTAGAGTGAGGAATAGAAGTAGAGAACAGGAGCTAAGGGACAAGGTGGAGGGAGAGTGGGAAAATGATGGTCAGAAGGTACAAGGTTTCTCCTGGATGATTGGGCCTTTTCACAGCCCCTTGAGTTGACATGCTCTCTTCCTCTGAGAGGCCACAGATGGTGTCTCCAGCAAGTAAGGATGCCACAGAAGACCGGCGGAAAGCGGCCGGTGCCTCAGAGGCTCAGGCTCTGGTGGAACAGGACCCGCTGCCTACAGACCAGGCCCAGGTCCTCAACCAGGTAGGGAGCATATTCTGTCTGTGTCTTGCAAAAGAAGCCTGTATCACCAGAACCCAGATGCATAATGGATGGGCTGGAATTAGAAACTGCTGAAACAGTGGCTCCCAGAATTCCCTCTTGGCTCCCCTTGAGGCATGTCTCATTTTTAATGATTTAGAGAGTGATGATCTGTATTTTCCACAGGGCCATTCCTATGTTAGCACTGAGCAGTCATCTATTCAATAAATGTTTTCAAGATCTTGATGTGAGCAGCCCTAGGTCATTGACTATATTTTAGCCtcacttttcttcttcccttcttccctctcttactctctccctccttatctctttcttttatttatttacttattagagagagggagagagaatgggcacaccagggtctcccctttctctctctttctttctttctgtcttcttcctttcttcctttgttgtttaaaaatttttttttaaattttatttatttgagagagacagggaaagagagacacacacacacacagagagagagtgggggggggagagggagagaatgggttcactagggcctctagctactgcaaacaagctctggacataatgtgccaccttgtgcatttggctgacgtgggtcctggggaattggaccaaggttctttggctttgtaggcaaatgccttaactactaagtcatttctccagcacccccccccctttttttgaggtaaggtctcattttagctcaggctgacctggaacttactctgtagctccaggctggcctcaaacttatccTCCTGAATGGTGGGTTTAGCctcattgtttaaatttttttttttttaagatagggtctcactctagctcaggctgacctggaattcactttgtagtctcagggtagccttgaactcttggagatcctcctacctctgcctcccaagcactggggttaaaggtgtgtgccaccacacctggcttttttttcttttttttttatttataaatttatttatttgagagtgacagacacagagagaaagacagatagagggagagagagagaatgggcgcgccagggcttccagcctctgcaaacgaactccagatgcgtgcgcccccttgtgcatacggctaacgtgggacctggggaaccaagcctcgacccggggtccttaggcttcacaggcaagcgcttaaccgctaagccatctctccagccctgtatgattCTTTTATGGGTTATGCCTATTAATATTTACTGCAAACTTGATTGACTCCTGAGAACAGCCCTGAGATAAATACCACTGTGTTCCAATTAAACTTATGTGAAAATTGAGGttaaaagtcatcaatggttttAATAAGGCTATGTACCTGCAAACCAAGTCTGTTGTTTAACCTTTTGGAAAAGGAAGGGTTCCTTTAACCATGCTAACCAAGGACTGTTTCACTTTACTGAGCAGTACAGATGAGAACTTGAGCGCTCGTTCTCCTGAAACAGATCTTGTGAGAACACAGCCCGGAGGATTACTAACTCGATTTGTTTCTCATAAGTACAATTCCAGCCTCTTAACTGGATTGCTGACGCACTGGTGTGCTCTTCCCTGTGGGCAGCAGGGATGTATTTCTTGTTTAGTTGCCTACCAGCTGGAGAAGGAACAGGAAATAGAGGCATAATAACATAAAACAAGGAACACAGTATAAGTGCTTTGAAGGAAAACCCACTGTTGAGAGATCGTAGGATCCTGGATGGGCCAGTAAGGGTTTTCTTTTATACAGGCCAGATTTCCGGCAACAAATGTCCTGTTCACGTGGAAATCCTGCTCAAGATGAAACTGATTATTAAAAGAACATTGCTAGTGGTAAAGGTGAAAAACACCTGTAGCCTGAggtgtgaaagagagaggcaaagagagagagggaaaaggataGCGAGGGATGGAAGGAGCCAGAGAGGAAGAGGGCGCATGTGTGAGCTTTAAAATCAGATAACCTGTGTCATGTTTTTGGCATATTTGATGACTGGCAGGGATGTAGAAGAAAAGGAATGTACGGCAGAAAGCTGCTCTGAGCTCCACCATGGGAAGAGCTCCCAGGAACTACAGGGGCGGGCTGAGGCAAGACCAAGCCATCACCCTGGAACACTGGTGATGCAACAGTCGGTCATAAGCCGTGAGGATATTCAGAGTTTACAGTTTACAGAGGGtttggatcaaaaaaaaaaaaaatacaactacaACTTTTCTAAAGTTGCAAGATATAGGGAAGGACAAAAAGAAGCCTTAGGAAACATTTTGGTgacattaaaaatagaatttcttAGCAGCTTATACTTGGACGAAAAAGAAGGAATGTGCAATAGCATATTAAACTTTGAGTTGAGGTAACAGGACAGGGTGGGGCAACCTTCATTTGGAAAGAGACTGATTAGAATCTGGCAATGAGAACTCTTTAACCAGAGTTCCTTTGTGCAGATGGCCAAGTACCAAGTGCCACAAAGGTCTGGAGACATCGTTATGATCCAGTCGGAAcatacaggagccatagatgTTCTCTCAGCTGACTTGGAATCTGCAGATCTTCTGGGGGACCACAGGAAAGGTGAGACCTTTGGAAATGTAGAAGGAAATTATATGGGAATTTGGAGTGTCTTTGAGAGCAGCAGCCATTCTTGGTCTTGGTTGAGCtttaactcaggagttagggtaTTCAGaatcacacaaaacttccattgagctgggggtggtggtgcacatctttaatcccagccctggagaggacaagacaggaaaattgctgtgaatttgaggccagcctgagactacataatgaattccaggtcatcctgggctagagtgagacctcaccttgaaaaaccaaaaagaaaaaaaaaaaaccacttactTTAGGAAAGAAAGTACATCAGAAAGTTGCTGAGTTGGGAGGGGTCCTGAGCATGTACATAATCCTCATGGTGAGTCAGATTGGTGCTTCTTACAGGAACGATGCTTTTGTGAATTAGGGAATGAGCTGGTCAGTCCAGTTTCCAGGCCAGGTGTCTCAGGCACCTTGTAGTCTTAGTCACATCCTTATGCCTGGCTTCCAGGGAAGGGGAAGTCCTTTAGAacgaagagataaggaaaaaccagATCCCCCCTTGCAGGCTCAAGAACCTCTCCTGCTTTGcttttaggcaaaaaaaaaaaaactgttcatttTCGAGGCTCTTTCATCTTCAACTTCCTAATCAACTTCTAGCTGAGCAGTTTTTGTGGTTGTTTGTATCCAGTAGATTCTTAATGGAAGGCAGACAGATGAAGGAGTTGTGAAAGTAAGTGAGAGAAGTCATTAGAAAGAATGTCTTCTTGTCAACTTTCGTAAGTACAGTTTCTCAGTTCTAACTCTGTCCTTTCAGTCTCTCCACCACTCATGGCTCCTCCATGCGTCTGGACTTTTGCCAAAGTGAAAGAATTCAAAAGCAAGCTTGGCAAAGAGAAGAACAGCCGTCTGGTAGTGAAGCGAGGAGAAGTGGTGACCATCCGGGTGCCTACTCATCCTGAGGGAAAGCGTGTCTGCTGGGAGTTTGCAACTGATGACTATGACATTGGCTTTGGGGTTTATTTTGACTGGACTCCTGTAACCAGCACTGACATCACTGTGCAGGTCAGTGATTCCAGTGAGGAcgaggatgaggaagaagaagaggaagaggagctggaaggtaaatttaattttaacataATTTGCAGTTTTCTTTTATGGCTCAACTGATTGCTAGTGACTGCTTCCTAGATTGTAGTCATCGTCTTCTTCCTTAGAATGCAAGTCTAGTTGAGGAGTGCAGGCTAAAGTCGGACCCTCAAAGATGCCCTTGTGGAAAGCCTTCTCGTTCTCTTGTGCCCACCAGACTGCTTcctttactctttttttgtttgcttttttttttttttttttttggtttttcgaggtagggtctcactctggctcaggctgacctggaattcactatgtagtctcagggtggcctcgaactctcggagatcctcctacctctgcctcctgagtgctgggattaaaggcatgcaccactacgcctggcctgcttcctttactttttgttttgttttgttttttggtttttcgaggtagggtctcactctggtccaggctgacctggaattaactctgtagtctcagggtggccttgaactcatggcgatcctcctacctctgcctcccgagtgctaggattaaaggcatgcgccaccacgcccggcctgcttCCTTTACTTTTAATCAGTACCTAGTTGTTTTCTCAACTTCCCCATGAGGGTGAGGGAGTGGGGCCTAAGAGATCTAGATCCAAGACTTTTGGGGGTATTTATGCTGGGCTTGAAAGCAAACTGAG
The nucleotide sequence above comes from Jaculus jaculus isolate mJacJac1 chromosome 7, mJacJac1.mat.Y.cur, whole genome shotgun sequence. Encoded proteins:
- the Tmed8 gene encoding protein TMED8 isoform X1 — encoded protein: MSDRQAAEGPGVWSPAARRGSTGGAGDRPGVEGSRAAASEYEDLETTKLNSPLASTSDPASQSSPYRPQMVSPASKDATEDRRKAAGASEAQALVEQDPLPTDQAQVLNQMAKYQVPQRSGDIVMIQSEHTGAIDVLSADLESADLLGDHRKVSPPLMAPPCVWTFAKVKEFKSKLGKEKNSRLVVKRGEVVTIRVPTHPEGKRVCWEFATDDYDIGFGVYFDWTPVTSTDITVQVSDSSEDEDEEEEEEEELEEPVPVGDVERGSRSSLRGRYGEVMPVYRRDSHRDVQAGSHDYPGEGIYLLKFDNSYSLLRNKTLYFHIYYTS
- the Tmed8 gene encoding protein TMED8 isoform X2; protein product: MVSPASKDATEDRRKAAGASEAQALVEQDPLPTDQAQVLNQMAKYQVPQRSGDIVMIQSEHTGAIDVLSADLESADLLGDHRKVSPPLMAPPCVWTFAKVKEFKSKLGKEKNSRLVVKRGEVVTIRVPTHPEGKRVCWEFATDDYDIGFGVYFDWTPVTSTDITVQVSDSSEDEDEEEEEEEELEEPVPVGDVERGSRSSLRGRYGEVMPVYRRDSHRDVQAGSHDYPGEGIYLLKFDNSYSLLRNKTLYFHIYYTS